From a single Pseudalkalibacillus hwajinpoensis genomic region:
- a CDS encoding MOSC domain-containing protein has protein sequence MGLVGVTKEITRHPVKSMTGEKVNQTQVMKYGLYGDRSHALLEESGSFLTITQFAQLVQYRASFSGVESLEAYPEPVIVTPAGQTYRWLDYDWLNEIEKKLLKQLTRKSYRPEHVPIGPIEDEHLLIVTDASLQSLSTSWGKHASARRFRPNLEISLLDKTPFIESEWKGKYLRIGEEVIIEVVKPCERCMIVTVDPENGTRQPDLLKKLVKEYRNEFGMYARVIRTGKINTGDGVYLIENGYPSTGSRMYSR, from the coding sequence ATGGGACTGGTTGGAGTAACCAAAGAAATCACGCGTCACCCTGTTAAATCAATGACAGGAGAGAAAGTGAATCAAACGCAGGTGATGAAATATGGATTATACGGTGATCGAAGTCATGCCCTTTTAGAAGAATCAGGCTCTTTCCTTACAATTACTCAGTTTGCTCAGCTCGTTCAATATCGAGCGTCTTTCAGTGGTGTGGAGTCATTGGAAGCTTATCCTGAACCAGTTATTGTCACACCCGCTGGTCAAACCTACAGGTGGTTAGATTATGATTGGTTAAATGAAATCGAAAAGAAGTTGCTGAAACAGCTAACGAGGAAGTCCTATCGCCCTGAACATGTCCCAATAGGTCCTATTGAAGATGAACATCTGTTAATTGTAACGGATGCATCGCTTCAATCCTTATCAACTTCCTGGGGAAAGCATGCGAGTGCTCGCCGCTTTCGACCTAATTTGGAAATAAGCCTACTGGATAAAACCCCATTTATCGAGTCGGAATGGAAGGGGAAATACTTGCGGATTGGGGAGGAAGTGATTATAGAAGTTGTAAAGCCCTGTGAACGCTGCATGATAGTGACGGTAGATCCAGAGAATGGAACGCGACAACCAGATTTGTTGAAAAAGCTAGTAAAAGAGTATCGTAATGAATTTGGGATGTATGCGCGAGTGATCCGGACAGGGAAAATCAATACTGGAGATGGTGTTTATTTAATCGAAAATGGATATCCCTCTACAGGAAGCAGAATGTACTCTCGGTGA
- a CDS encoding PAS domain S-box protein yields MTYKNINSILTSADPPPEKDSRAMRGMLSDLVRYYEDSTTSIFVQKDGKWIYLNASALKLLGYENLADIKGTSIWEVIDPADHDTVKKRIQSSINGVNPGVLEQKWLRQDGEIITVEVTAIPVANQMGQTTGIVKKVEDSSRQIKETIEHYKLITDNMNEIVSLLDHRGNLIYISPSYRDFSKDGIHNEIGKSSIKYVHKDDKAFVKREFLKLLKYKKPITIQYRLRKIDGTYRFFESQGTCIPNGEDCQFVVVSRDVTERNIAETRLRVSEQKHRAILEHSSDLICMMNQDGIVVYASSSYKSLLGYEQEEVVGKDILTFIHPEDNEKCQKTIMKLTETKQPVTTVYRKIHHSGQVNQFVFISRDITEKIKLEQYRENIEKLSLIGDVAAGFAHEIRNPLTSIKGFINLLAKESSCNEEHYHRIIDQELEKIEEVINGFISLAKPEAVEIADVSLLKLIKNAISVLTPQASSKNIRININSQLKTIVIQCKKNQMKQVFINILKNAVEAIEKDGQINITLEEIDDEICVIIHDNGVGIEEERLERIGVPFYTNKEKGIGLGMTVSNKIITEHKGRLELNSKPGKGTRVVIHLPKAPFLI; encoded by the coding sequence ATGACTTATAAAAATATTAATTCAATACTTACAAGTGCAGACCCACCTCCTGAGAAAGATTCTAGGGCTATGAGGGGTATGCTTTCTGATTTAGTGAGGTATTATGAAGATTCCACAACTTCCATTTTCGTACAAAAGGATGGCAAGTGGATTTATTTAAATGCTTCTGCTCTTAAACTACTTGGTTACGAAAATCTCGCCGACATAAAGGGTACGTCTATTTGGGAGGTTATTGATCCAGCTGATCATGACACAGTGAAAAAACGTATTCAGTCTTCTATAAATGGCGTTAACCCTGGTGTGTTGGAACAGAAATGGTTGAGGCAGGATGGGGAAATCATTACTGTTGAGGTCACAGCTATTCCAGTTGCAAATCAAATGGGACAAACGACCGGTATTGTCAAGAAGGTAGAGGATTCCTCCCGTCAAATCAAGGAAACAATTGAACATTATAAACTGATTACTGATAATATGAATGAAATCGTAAGCTTGCTTGATCATAGAGGCAACTTAATCTATATTTCTCCTTCGTATCGGGACTTTTCTAAAGATGGTATTCATAATGAGATTGGTAAAAGCTCGATTAAGTATGTGCACAAAGATGATAAAGCGTTTGTGAAAAGGGAATTCTTGAAGCTTCTTAAATATAAAAAGCCAATTACAATCCAATATCGATTGAGGAAAATTGATGGTACGTATCGATTTTTTGAATCTCAAGGGACTTGCATTCCCAATGGAGAGGATTGCCAATTCGTGGTGGTATCCCGAGATGTAACGGAAAGAAATATCGCTGAAACGAGACTGCGAGTAAGCGAACAGAAACATAGGGCGATTCTAGAACACAGTAGTGATTTGATTTGTATGATGAATCAGGATGGAATAGTCGTTTATGCTTCTTCCTCCTACAAGTCTCTTTTAGGATATGAACAGGAGGAGGTAGTTGGAAAGGATATTCTTACATTCATTCACCCTGAGGATAATGAGAAATGTCAAAAAACGATCATGAAACTAACTGAAACGAAACAACCGGTGACAACCGTCTATCGAAAAATTCATCATTCTGGTCAGGTTAATCAGTTTGTCTTCATTTCAAGGGATATCACTGAAAAAATAAAGCTTGAACAGTACAGAGAGAACATTGAGAAGCTCTCACTCATTGGCGATGTAGCAGCAGGATTTGCTCATGAAATTCGCAACCCGCTGACTTCCATTAAAGGCTTTATCAACTTATTAGCAAAGGAATCCTCTTGTAATGAGGAGCACTATCATAGAATCATTGATCAGGAATTAGAGAAAATTGAAGAAGTCATTAATGGCTTTATTTCTCTTGCAAAGCCAGAAGCAGTTGAAATTGCTGACGTCAGTTTACTTAAACTTATAAAGAATGCTATATCTGTCCTAACGCCACAGGCCTCTTCAAAAAATATTCGAATTAATATTAACAGCCAGCTTAAAACCATTGTCATTCAATGTAAAAAGAATCAAATGAAACAGGTGTTTATTAATATTTTAAAAAATGCGGTTGAAGCCATTGAAAAAGATGGACAAATTAATATTACTCTTGAAGAAATAGACGATGAGATTTGTGTCATCATTCATGATAATGGAGTGGGTATAGAAGAAGAGCGACTAGAGCGGATTGGGGTCCCATTTTATACAAATAAAGAAAAAGGGATCGGACTTGGTATGACGGTTAGTAATAAAATAATCACAGAGCATAAAGGACGACTGGAATTGAACAGTAAACCAGGAAAAGGAACGAGAGTTGTCATTCATTTACCTAAAGCGCCTTTTCTAATATAA
- a CDS encoding N-acetylmuramoyl-L-alanine amidase, with protein MERLSGDDRIGTALEISKKVSPGALTTAEKAVVLTRADMPFDALASSGLVGIKQAPVLLTDPYTLDGRVLNELKRLGAKKVYILGGTTAISQGIENELKKNFTVARVAGSNRYTTAEAINKAAGLDQSSTAIVVNGNKVADSLSASSVAAIKNYPIYLSTATKAPSLPASIKTVYLIGGESVLSNDLKVKLEQQGKKIVRLSGDNRFETNIAVNEAFFTSSSSFVIARGTSTQVDIEDYPDAVAASALSEKFNAPVVLSHHTSVIANVESYLSQHASSLMVLGGESALPSKIVNSYDIKKPVEEVILETGIVTASSLNVRTSPEIGGRKIGALLRNTEVAIYGYVGDWAKIKYNGQTAYVHSAYLIMKNNNLLNDITIVVDAGHGDHDPGASNGSLLEKDINLDVALYLKKKLKSAGANVVMTRRDDTFLELRERSNIANSLNADAFISVHTNAASEAAHGIETYWYDKYSSAESKALAESIQKRLIEVTEASNRGVKNQSFSVIRESKMASVLVEVGFLTNNEEYKLLLTQPYREELAEGSTRGYSITTRKNKFN; from the coding sequence GTGGAGCGACTAAGTGGTGACGATCGCATTGGAACAGCGCTAGAAATTTCTAAAAAAGTATCACCCGGAGCACTAACAACAGCTGAAAAGGCAGTTGTATTAACTCGTGCTGATATGCCATTTGATGCGTTAGCAAGTTCAGGACTTGTAGGCATCAAACAGGCACCAGTGCTGCTTACAGACCCTTATACCCTCGATGGAAGAGTATTAAACGAGCTTAAGCGTCTGGGTGCTAAAAAGGTGTATATTCTTGGTGGTACAACTGCAATTAGCCAGGGAATTGAAAATGAACTCAAGAAAAATTTTACCGTTGCAAGAGTAGCTGGCTCAAATCGCTATACGACTGCAGAAGCAATTAATAAAGCCGCAGGGCTTGATCAATCTTCTACTGCCATCGTTGTAAATGGAAACAAGGTAGCAGATTCACTTTCTGCTTCAAGCGTTGCAGCAATTAAAAATTACCCAATTTATTTATCAACTGCTACGAAAGCACCTTCTCTTCCTGCAAGTATTAAAACGGTTTATTTAATTGGCGGAGAAAGTGTCCTTTCAAACGATTTAAAAGTAAAACTCGAACAGCAGGGCAAGAAAATTGTTCGCCTTTCTGGTGACAACCGTTTTGAGACAAACATTGCAGTTAATGAAGCATTCTTCACATCAAGTTCTTCTTTTGTTATTGCTAGAGGAACTTCTACACAGGTCGACATCGAAGACTATCCAGACGCAGTCGCTGCCTCTGCCCTTTCTGAAAAATTTAATGCACCGGTAGTCCTGTCTCATCATACAAGTGTGATTGCAAATGTCGAATCTTATCTGTCACAACATGCTTCATCATTAATGGTCTTAGGGGGAGAAAGTGCACTACCTTCGAAAATCGTTAATTCCTATGATATAAAAAAGCCTGTAGAAGAAGTGATTCTTGAGACTGGTATCGTAACAGCATCCAGCCTGAATGTACGTACTTCACCTGAAATAGGCGGTAGAAAGATCGGTGCTCTTCTACGCAACACGGAAGTAGCTATTTATGGATACGTAGGTGATTGGGCTAAAATCAAGTACAATGGTCAAACAGCTTACGTACACAGCGCATACTTAATCATGAAAAACAATAATCTATTAAATGATATTACCATCGTAGTAGACGCTGGCCATGGCGACCATGATCCAGGTGCAAGTAATGGTAGTCTTCTTGAAAAAGATATTAACCTTGATGTAGCTCTTTATCTTAAGAAGAAGTTAAAATCAGCTGGGGCTAATGTTGTCATGACACGTAGGGATGATACATTCCTTGAACTTAGAGAGAGATCAAACATTGCAAATAGCTTGAACGCAGACGCATTTATTAGTGTGCATACAAATGCAGCAAGCGAAGCAGCACACGGAATTGAAACATACTGGTATGACAAATACAGCTCTGCAGAGAGTAAAGCTCTAGCAGAAAGCATCCAGAAACGTTTGATTGAAGTAACCGAAGCAAGCAATCGCGGGGTTAAGAATCAAAGCTTCTCAGTGATTCGAGAGTCCAAAATGGCAAGTGTTCTTGTTGAAGTAGGCTTCTTAACGAACAATGAAGAATATAAGCTATTACTAACGCAACCTTATCGAGAAGAACTCGCTGAAGGATCTACCAGGGGGTACTCGATTACTACAAGAAAAAATAAGTTTAATTAA
- the abc-f gene encoding ribosomal protection-like ABC-F family protein translates to MNVISIRNVIHGFEERVLFNGITVDIHHAEKIGIVGANGAGKTTLAKMLVGEVKPNRGQIEVEGEVGYLRQSIEQGMNQSFLGDQSLLMKGQKELGVAYVRNEIDSERLSGGERLKLSLAQVFASHPEILILDEPTNHLDLKGVQWLIRELEHFKGTVLIISHDRYFLDQTINRILEIENGKVNKYAGNYTDYRYEKKQRYEAQLHQYHIQQKEKQRIEDQLTGLANWSEKAHQQSTNQEGYKEFYRKKAKKMDSQVKSKRKRLEKELEKKRIDQPEAEKKVHFQFQADGSHGKRAIEANDAGKRYGERWLFKESSFYIKYGDRIGIIGENGCGKTTLLRVLLGEEMMTEGRLWKSSSLKVGYLSQDVGDLPIEQSALEALELQTRDEVYQARSILSSMGVERSRMNVPILSLSLGERTKVKMTRILLKQYDVLVLDEPTNHLDLPSREQLEETLKGFIGTLLVVSHDYYFVDKICDHLLVFENGRLKRIEMGLSEYQAREKSPSGSSQNTREQKMLLENEISALISEISLLPPGNLLIRQLDEQLKELYKKKNRI, encoded by the coding sequence ATGAACGTAATTTCAATTAGAAACGTTATACATGGTTTTGAAGAACGAGTACTGTTTAATGGCATTACAGTTGATATTCATCACGCAGAGAAAATCGGAATTGTTGGAGCGAATGGTGCAGGGAAAACAACGCTCGCAAAAATGCTGGTCGGTGAGGTGAAGCCTAATAGAGGACAGATTGAAGTAGAAGGTGAAGTCGGCTATTTACGGCAATCGATTGAACAAGGAATGAATCAATCGTTTCTAGGAGATCAATCACTTTTAATGAAGGGGCAGAAAGAGCTTGGAGTTGCATATGTCCGTAACGAAATAGACTCCGAACGTTTAAGTGGAGGTGAGAGGTTAAAACTTTCGCTTGCTCAGGTTTTTGCATCTCATCCAGAAATCCTTATTCTTGATGAGCCAACAAATCACTTGGATTTAAAAGGAGTTCAGTGGCTAATTCGTGAGCTTGAACATTTTAAGGGTACTGTTCTAATTATTTCGCATGATCGTTATTTTCTGGATCAGACCATTAACCGCATTCTGGAAATTGAGAATGGTAAGGTAAATAAGTACGCTGGAAATTATACAGACTATCGTTATGAGAAGAAACAAAGGTATGAAGCACAATTGCATCAGTATCACATCCAACAAAAAGAGAAACAGCGAATTGAGGACCAGCTTACTGGACTGGCGAATTGGTCTGAAAAAGCACATCAACAATCGACAAATCAAGAAGGCTACAAAGAATTTTATCGCAAGAAGGCAAAGAAAATGGATAGCCAGGTAAAGTCAAAGCGGAAGCGGCTTGAGAAAGAGCTTGAGAAGAAACGGATCGACCAACCTGAGGCAGAGAAGAAAGTCCATTTTCAATTTCAAGCAGATGGGTCACATGGAAAGAGAGCCATTGAAGCAAATGATGCAGGAAAGCGATATGGAGAAAGATGGTTGTTTAAAGAAAGCTCTTTCTATATTAAATATGGAGATCGAATTGGGATAATTGGTGAGAACGGTTGTGGTAAGACGACATTACTCAGGGTTCTTTTAGGTGAAGAGATGATGACGGAGGGCAGGCTCTGGAAGAGTTCTTCGCTAAAGGTAGGTTACCTGTCCCAGGATGTTGGTGATCTTCCAATAGAACAATCAGCGCTCGAGGCCCTTGAACTACAAACACGTGATGAGGTCTATCAGGCGAGATCGATCCTTAGTTCAATGGGCGTTGAGCGTTCGCGCATGAATGTTCCAATTCTATCTCTGAGTCTAGGAGAACGTACAAAGGTTAAGATGACAAGGATTTTATTAAAGCAATATGATGTGCTTGTGCTTGATGAACCGACGAATCATCTTGATTTGCCTTCTCGGGAACAGCTTGAGGAAACGCTCAAGGGATTTATCGGGACATTACTAGTTGTTTCGCATGACTATTACTTTGTGGATAAAATTTGTGATCACCTTCTCGTATTTGAGAATGGTAGATTAAAGCGAATTGAGATGGGGCTTTCCGAATATCAAGCACGAGAAAAAAGCCCTTCTGGTTCTTCTCAAAATACAAGAGAACAGAAGATGCTGCTTGAAAATGAAATTTCAGCTCTAATAAGTGAAATTAGCTTATTGCCTCCAGGGAATTTACTAATCAGGCAACTTGATGAACAGTTGAAGGAATTATATAAAAAGAAAAATCGAATCTAA